The sequence GCGCGCAGCTCGAACTGGCTGGCGAACAGTTCGGCGTTCTTGCCGAGCATCCGCGTGCGCACGGTTTCCAGTGCGTCGAGCCAGGCGCCTTCGTTACGGGCATCGGCGAAGCGCTGATAGACGCCGGGCTCGCCGGTCTTCTTGTGTTCCAGCAGCAGGTTGGTCATGCCGCTGTAGGCCGAGACGACGAAGACGCGCTGATAGAGTGCATCGCCTTCGCGACCGCCGATAAAGATGTTGTCCAGCAATTCTTCGAAGCGGCTCATGGATGTGCCGCCGATCTTTTCTACGGTATGCATCGATTCAACTTCCCATCTTGGGGGTGAATTTCATCCCTGGGCCACCGTCTTCCGGCCGCCAACAAAGATCAGGCCCGGTAGTCGGGCCTGATAGGGGTACGTCAGAGATACGTCTGTTTCTGGATGTGCAGCGGCTCGAAGTTCTCGCGTTCGGCAACGAACGGCGGACGGGGCGAAAGCCCACAGAACGGGGCCTGCGCGGCATTATCCACATGGTTGTAGACGTAGAACAGATTGCTGCGCGCGCTGGGCGTGATGTTGCTGTTCGAGCCGTGCATCGTGTTGCAGTCGAAGAACACCACGCTGCCCGCCGGGCCGGTGGCCGTGTCGATGCCGTAGCGGTCCGCGAGGCGGGTCAGGCTGTCGTGGTCCGGTACACCGAATTCCTGCTTGCGCAGCGACTTCTCGTAGTGGTTCTCCGGCGTCGCGCCGACGCAACGGATGTAGTGCTTATGCGATCCGGGTACCAGCATCAGCGGGCCATTGTGCGGCTCGTTGTCGGTCAGCAGGATCGAGCAGCTAAGCGTGCGCATGCGTGGCAGGCCGTCTTCGATGTGCCAGGTTTCGAAATCCGAGTGCCAATAGAACTCCTTGCCGGTGAAACCGGGTTTGAAGTTCATCCGCGACTGATGCACATAAATGTCGCCACCGAGGATGAAGCTGGCGATGGCGGCGATGCGCTCGTCGCAGGCGACACGGGCGAACAGCGGATTGTCGGCGTGGATGGCGAACACCGAGCGGATCGCGCCGCTGTCGGGTTCCTTGATGGTCTTGCCGGACTCGGCGACGGCCGGGTCCTGGCGCATGCGGTCGAGCTCTTCGCGGAATACCGCGACTTCCTCGGCGCTGAACAGGTTGGGGATGACCAGGTAGCCGTCACGCTCGAAGCGTTCGATCTGGTCCGGCGCGATTGGAGCGTTGGCCAGGTCATTGCGGTAGACAACCGGATCCAGACGCTCCTGCCAGCTGGGTTCGTCGTGCTGGCGCGAAGGGTACAGGTCGGCTTGCACGGGGTTCACTTCGCAGTCTCCTTTCGATTCTTCGGCGGGTTTCACCCACCTACAGCCGAGCTGTAGGATGGGTGAAACTCATCGATAGCGGTGCTGGATCGCACCACATCGTGCCTCTCAGACGGTTTCAGCCTCGAGCGGGTACACGCCGCTGTCGTCATGCACTTCCTTACCGTTGAGCGGCGGATTGAAGACGCAGGCCATCTTCATGTCCTCGCTACCACCGCGCAGCAGGTGCTCGTCGTGCTTGTCGAGGATGTAGAGCGTGCCGGGCTCGATCTTGTAGATCTTGCCGTCGGCGATGGTCTCGACTTCGCCGTTACCGCTGATGCAGTACACCGACTCCAGATGGTTCTGGTAGTGGATGTGCGTCTCGGTGCCGGCATAGATGGTGGTGATGTGGAACGAGAAGCCCATCTTGTCGTCCTTGAGCAGCATGCGGGTGCTGTCCCAGGTCTCGGTCTTGATCTTGCGGTTGGACTGCTCGCAGTCAGCCAGGGTACGTACGATCATGTTTTCAATCCTCAGGAAGCGGCCTGGTTGGCGTCTTGTTCGGACATCACGGCGGCAAAGGCCTTGTCCAGAATGCTCATGGCCTTGTCGATCTGCTCTTCGTTGATGACCAGCGGGCAGAGGCACTTGACCACTTCGCTGTGGGCACCGCTGGTTTCGATCACCAGGCCGTTCTCGAAGGCGTGACGGCAGACGGCGGCGGCGGTGTCGCCATCCGGGCAGCTGATGCCGATCATCATCCCGCGGCCTTTGACGAACAGCGAATCGGGACCATAACGGCGCACGATCTTGTGCATGCCGTCGGCGATGCGCTTGCCCTTGGCCTGGACGCTTTTGGCGAACTGGTCATCGCTCCAGAAGTGTTCGATGGCCGCCGCGGCGGTGACGAAGGCGTGGTTGTTGCCGCGGAAGGTGCCGTTGTGCTCGCCCGGCTTCCACTGGTCCAGCTCCTTGCGCAGCAGCACCATGGCGAACGGCAGGCCGAAGCCCGAAAGGGACTTGGACAGGGTGATCATGTCCGGCTTGATACCCATTTCTTCGAAGCTGAAGAAACTGCCGGTACGGCCACAACCGGCCTGGATGTCGTCGACGATCAGCAGCATCTCGTGCTTGCGGCAGAGTTTTTCCAGCTTGCGGACCCACTCGGCCGATGCGGCGTTGAGGCCGCCTTCGCCCTGGACCACCTCGACGATCACCGCGGCGGGCTTGTCGATGCCGCTGGAGGGATCGGTCAGCAGCTTGTCCATCATGCCGATGGTGTTGACCTTCTCGCCGAAGTAGTTGGCGTACGGCATGCGGCTGACGTCGGTCAGCGGGACGCCGGCGGCGCCACGGTGATGCTTGTTACCGGTCGCTGCCAGAGCGCCGATGCTGCAGCCGTGGAAGCCGTTGGTGAAGCTGATGATGTTGTTGCGGCCGGTCACCTTGCGCGCCAGCTTCAGCGCGGCCTCGACCGCGTTGGTGCCGGTCGGGCCGGTGAACTGCATGACGTAGTCCATGTTGCGCGGCTTTAGGATCAGCCGGTCGAAGGTCGACAGGAAGCGCTCCTTCGCATCGGAATACATGTCCAGGCCGTGGGTGATGCCGTCGGCGCTGATGTAGTCGAGCAGCGCCTGCTTGAGCACCGGATGGTTGTGCCCATAGTTGAGCGTGCCGGCACCGGCGAGGAAGTCGATGTAATGCTTGCCTTCACGGGTGATCAACTCGGCGCCGCGGGCTTGCTTGAAGACCACTGGAAAGGAGCGGCAATAGCTGCGAACACCGGATTCGTGCAGTTCAAACGTTTGCATGGGGTTTCCTCTGATTCGTTGTCTGGAGTCGGTGGCGTCGAACGGACCCGCCCGATAAAGCTCTTCGTCTTCGTGCTGACCGGCGAAGTGCTTGGCCCGAGAGAACAGCGTGCGGGTGCTGTACTCGGTCTCCAGTTGAGCGAAGGCCTTCTTGAACAGCGCTTGTGAAGCACCGTTGTCAGGCGAGATGGTCGTTTCCATGTGACGGACGCCCTGTTCTCTGGCGACCCGAGTAACCAGGGCCATCAGCATGCGCAGGGCCAGACCCTGGCCGCGCATCGACGCGTCTACCGCGACCTGCCAAACGAACAGCGTGTCGGGGCGAGCGGGAGGGCAATAACCGGAAATGAAACCTACCAGCTGGCTGTTTGCGTTCTCGGCCGCGATGGAGGTGTCGGCGAAGTCGGAACACTGCAGCAGGTTGCAGTACACCGAGTTGGTATCCAGAGGCTGGCAGCGTGCTACCAGATCATGGAGGGCGGAACCGTCGCCGTCGGTTGGGCGACGGAGCGTTACGGTAGGAACACTCAAAACAAATCCTTTGGGGTTGTTGATTGAATCCTTTATTAGAATAAACACATCAAAAATCTAATCTCAACCCGCAGTCCTCCATATTCGGCCTTGATTCGCTCCTGATATCGCGGAAGTTCGCCGCTTATCGAGCAATCTGAACTTTTTCCGAAGACGCGGAATTTGCGCCGAATCCGGCTACATATCTGGGTGGATATCTTCGGCGCGTTCAGTGGAAGAATCAGCGTGACTTTCGCGCATCGCTCGCCTGCTACTGGCGGACCGCCAACAGGGGCCTGTCATTTCTGTGAGAGCCAGCAAAATCAAGGGTTTCAGCGCGTATTGGCACCGCCGCCGGTGCTGCCGTTCGGCACCGGTGCGGCCTGTCGATGAGGTGGCGAAAGTTGGGTCGTGAAACGCGCGTGATTCGGCCGCTGAACTATCGTGCTCTGGCGGAGATATCAAAGGCAGATATCGGCGATATATGCCGGGAAGATTGGCGAGGGCGTCGCATTCAATGAAATTTTTGTGGCGAGTTGATTTTTTTGAATTCAGCGAAGTTGCTCTGGTAGTTGTCGGACGCTGGCCGAGTTAGTTATGCCGAGAGGCTGCAAGCTGCTCTAACCCGCGAGCTGGAACTGTTCCGGGCGCCGTGGTCGCACGCCCGGAAAGGTGCCTCAACGCCACCATTGGCGGCCCTGATGTTCGATCAGTTGATGAGCCTGCTCCGGGCCATCGGTACCGGCCGGATAGGGCCTCGGTTTACGGTAATGGCTCTGCCAGCCGCGCAGGATCGGGTCGACCCAGTTCCAGGCGGCTTCCACCTCGTCGCGGCGCATGAATAGCGTCGAATCGCCTTCGATGACGTCCAGCAGCAGTCGCTCGTAAGCTTCCCAGCGGCGGGTCTTGCTGAAGGCATTGGCGAGATTGAGGTCCAGCTCGACGGGCTCCAGTTGCATGCCCTTGCCCGGCGCCTTGGCCATCAGCTGCAGGCTGATGCTTTCTTCGGGTTGCAGGCTGATCACCAGGCGATTCACTTCGCCCTTGGTGAAGAGCATGTGCGGCACCTGCTTGAAGGTGATGATGATCTCCGAGCGTTTGCGGGCCATGCGCTTGCCGGTGCGCAGATAGAAGGGCACGCCGGCCCAGCGCCAGTTGTCGATCTCGGCCTTCACCGCAACGAAGGTCTCGGTGTCGCTGTCGTTGTCGACATCGTTTTCGAAATAGTAGGCCTGCACGTCGTGGCCACCGATGCGGCCGGCACCGTACTGGCCGCGCACGGTCTTGTCCTGCACGTCATTACCGGTGATCGGCTTGAGAGCTTCGAGAATCTTCACCTTCTCGCCGCGGATCGATTTGGCGTCGAAGCGCACCGGCGCCTCCATCGCCACCAGGCAGAGCAGCTGCAGCAGATGGTTCTGCAACATGTCACGCATGGCGCCGGCGTGATCGTAGTAGCTGCCGCGGTTCTCCACGCCGAGGGTTTCGGCCACGGTGATCTGCACATGGTCGATATGACCGCTGCGCCAGATCGGTTCGAACAGCGCGTTGGCGAAGCGCAGCGCCATGAGGTTCTGCACGGTTTCCTTGCCCAGGTAATGGTCGATCCGGTAGATCCGCGATTCTGGGAACACCGCACCGATCGCCTCGTTGATTTCGAGCGCCGAGTCGAGCGAATGGCCGATGGGCTTTTCCAGCACGATACGCGCGTCTTCCCCGGCAAGGCCTGCGCTTTCCAGGTTGGAGGCGATGGGCTCGAACAGCCTCGGCGCGGTGGCCAGGTAGTGCACCCGGACGCGGCCCTCGGCTTGGCCCAGATGGTGCGCAAGCCCGACGAATTCGCCCCGCTGGGACGCATCCATGGCGAAGTAGTCGAGACGCTGACTGAACGCTTTCCAGACGCCAGGCTCGAAATCGGTGCGCGCGATTTCCGCGCGGCAATGGCGCTCGGCCAGGCTCAGATAGGCATCGCGGTCGATCTCCTGGCGGGAGATCGCAAGGATGCGTACGTCGTCGTGCAGCCGGTGTTCACGGTGCAGGTGATAGAGCGCTGGGATGAGTTTGTGTAGCGCCAGATCACCGGTACCGCCAAATACCAGCATGTCGCAGGAAATGGACACAGCGTCACTCCTAGGAAGGTGGACAGACTCAAAGGTGGGCGATGCGGCGAACCTTGTAGTATAACTACAAGCCCACTACAGCCAGCCGGCAAGAACGAATGCGAACGCATCCGCTGCGTTCGACCGCCCTTGCCAGGTATTGATCATAGCGAGTCCGGAACGTGAATCTGCTGCAACACATCGCTCAATCGAGAAGTTCGCTACGCAAGTCGGAGCTGAAGGTGGCCGACCATGTGCTCCTCGATCCAGCTGCGGTGATGCACAGTTCCATGGCCGATCTGGCCCATGTGGTGGGTGTCAGCGAGCCGACCATCGTGCGTTTCTGTCGTGCCATCGGTTGCCTCGGGTTTCAGGATCTGAAGCTGAAACTGGCGCAGAGCCTCGCCGCCGGGGCCAGCTTCGGTCAGTTCGCCATCAGCGAGAGCGACTCGGTCACCGATTTCGCGCTGAAGATCTTCGATACCACCCTGCACACGCTGATGGAGGTGCGCGAGAAGCTCGACTCCGACGCGCTGGAGCGTGCCGTGGCGGCGATGGCAGTGGCCGAGCGCGTCGAGTTCTACGGCTTCGGAGCCTCCGGCGCGGTGGCCACCGATGCCCAGCACAAGTTCTTTCGGCTGTTGCTCAGCGCTGCTGCCTATTCGGACCCGCACATGCAGGCGATGTCCGCGGTTACGCTCAAGCCCACCGACGTGGCGATCTGTATTTCCCAGTCGGGGCGCTCCAAGGACCTGCTGATCACCGCCAACGTCGTGCGTGAATCCGGTGCCACGCTGATCACGCTGTGCCCGAGTCAGACCCCGTTGGCGGATCTGGCCACCATCAACCTGGCGATCGACGTTCAGGAAGACACCGAAATCTATACCCCGCTTACCTCGCGTATCGCCCATCTGGTGGTGATCGACGTGCTGGCGATGGGCGTGGCCATGGCGCGTGGCCCGACCCTCGTCAACCATCTGAAGAGCGTCAAGCGCAGCCTGCGTAGCCTGCGCCTGTCGCCGAAATCGGTGAAACCGCACGAAGATTGACCCCGTTCGAAAGCGGCGTTGGTCATCGCAGCGTCATCAGGCTGTCCTCATAGCGTCACCCATCGCGCCGATGCTGAGCCTCCCAGTACCTTTCTCGGGAGACCAGCATGGCCCAGCAGCGCGAAACCTACGTCAACCTCGATGCCCGCGCCCGCCGCAAGCAGCAGGACGAACGCCGCATGCGCTTCCGCCGCGCGATCGAGAGCTACGACGAGCAGCGTCAATTGCATGCGCAACTGATGGAGTTCCCCGACCTGATGGTTGCCAGCCCGCTGCTGCCCACCTCGGCGGAGTGCCGCTAGGGAGGCCGTCGGTGCCCGACGGCGAGTTCCGTGGCGGTATCGCCGTCATGCCGACAACCCTTTCACCGCGCCGACAAGGCCCGAGCTGACCGCAATCCGGTCAAAACTGATCGGCTCCGCTGAAACGGCGCTCCAGCGCGTTGATCCGTTGGCGTTCGGTGCGCGCGAAGGCGAAGAAGGTCTGCGCTACTGGCGACAGGTATTTGCCGCGGGGGTGGACCAGGCACCAGCTGCGCATCAGCGGTAGCTCTTCGACCGGCAGTTCGATCAGCGCGCCGCTGTGCAATTCGCGCAGCACGGCGTGGCGGGGCAGCAACGCCAGTCCCAGCCCGGCCAGCACCGCTTCGCGCTGGGCTTCCAGCGAGCCCAGCTCGAGCGTCTGGGCGAAGTGTGCGCGCCGCTGGTTGCAGTATTGTTCCGCCGCACGGCGGGTACCGGAACCTTGCTCACGGATCAGCAGCGGCCAGGCGGTGAGGTCCTGCAACTCGAGTGATTCACGCTGGCTCAGCGGATGATCCGGGGGCGCGACGGCGACGATGGCGTTGTCGAGGAAGGGTAGAAATTCCAGGTCCATGTCCGCTGGCACCTGCGAGATTAGCAGCAGGTCGTCGCGGTTGGCATTAAGCCGGTGGACCGCCTGGGCATGGTTGACCACCACCAGTTGCAGGCTGACTTCCGGATGCCGATCGCGAAACAGCGCGAACAGGTGTGGGACGAAATATTTGGCGCTCGACTCGACCGCCAGCTTCAGCTGGCCCTGCAGCGAGCCCTGCAAGGTGGACAGCTGCATATCGAGGCTTTCCAGCCGGCCAAAAATATCCTCGCTGGTGCGTTTGAGCGCTTCGGCGGCATCGGTGAGGTAGAGCTTCTTACCGGTGTATTCGAACAGCGGCTGCCCGAGCAGCTCCTCCAGCTGGCGGATCTGAAGGCTGACCGCAGGTTGGGTCAAGGCCATCTCTTCAGCGGCCCGGCTGTAGGAGTGGTTGTCGCAGACCGCTCGGAAAACACGCAGCTGGCGCAATGTCATTCGCATCAAGGACTTTCGCATGGCGACTCCGATCCGGCGCGATCCGGTGATTTAGGGCGGTTTTGGCGCGACTATAAGTTATAGGTTATGCACAACCAAACAATTATTCATTTTCGTTAATCGATGCTCGCGGAGTAGGGTAAAACGCATCGCCTGAAGGCGGTATCACACGGCCCACTGGGCCATCTGCTCACTGATCCGAGGGAAGACAGCGTGATCAAGAAGCTGCTGATCGCCAACCGCGGTGAAATCGCCGTCCGCATCGTGCGGGCCTGCGCCGAGATGGGCGTTCGCTCGGTGGCGGTATTCGCCGAGCCCGACCGCCATGCGCTGCACGTCAAGCGCGCCGATGAGGCGCACTTCATCGGTGAGGACCCGTTGGCCGGCTACCTGAACCCACGCAAGCTGGTGAATCTGGCCGTGGAGACCGGCTGCGATGCGCTGCATCCGGGTTATGGTTTCCTCTCCGAAAATGCCGAACTGGCGGAAATCTGCGCCGAGCGCGGCATCAAGTTCGTCGGCCCCAGCGCCGAAGTCATCCGCCGCATGGGCGACAAGACCGAAGCGCGGCGCAGCATGATCAAGGCCGGCGTGCCGGTCACGCCCGGCACCGAAGGCAACGTGGCGGATGTCGACGAAGCCCTGGCCGAGGCCGAGCGCATCGGCTATCCGGTCATGCTCAAGGCAACTTCCGGCGGGGGCGGCCGCGGCATCCGCCGCTGCAACTCGCGCGAAGAGCTGGCCCAGGCTTATCCGCGGGTCATCTCCGAGGCGACCAAGGCCTTTGGTTCGGCCGACGTGTTCCTGGAAAAGTGCATCGTCGAGCCCAAGCACATCGAGGCGCAGATTCTCGCCGATTCCTTCGGCAACACCGTGCATCTGTTCGAGCGGGACTGCTCGATCCAGCGCCGCAACCAGAAACTCGTCGAAATCGCCCCCAGCCCGCAGCTGACCCCGGAGCAGCGCGCCTACATCGGCGACCTGGCGGTGCGCGCGGCCAAGGCGGTGGGTTATGAGAACGCCGGTACCGTGGAGTTCCTGCTCGCCGATGGCGAGGTGTACTTCATGGAGATGAACACTCGCGTGCAGGTGGAGCACACCATTACCGAGGAAATCACCGGCATCGACATCGTCCGCGAGCAGATCCGCATCGCCTCCGGCCTGCCGCTCTCGGTCAAGCAGGAAGACATCCAGTACCGCGGCTTCGCCCTGCAGTTCCGCATCAATGCCGAGGAGCCGCGCAACAACTTCCTGCCGTGCTTCGGCAAGATCACCCGCTACTACGCACCCGGCGGGCCGGGCGTGCGCACCGATACGGCGATCTACACCGGCTACACCATCCCGCCGTATTACGACTCCATGTGCCTGAAGCTGATCGTCTGGGCGCTGACCTGGGAAGAGGCGCTGGCGCGTGGTTCGCGCGCGCTGGATGACATGCGTGTCCAGGGCGTGAAGACCACGGCCAGCTACTACCAGAAGATTCTCGAAAATCCGGATTTCCGCAGCGGACAGTTCAATACCAGCTTCGTCGATAACCATCCGGAACTGCTGAACTACTCGATCAAACGCAAGCCGGGCGAACTGGCCCTGGCCATCGCCGCCGCCATCGCCGCCCACGCGGGTTTATGAGGCGGCAGGCTCCAGGCCACAGGCGGCAGGCTGACCGAGCTCGCCTGCAGCCTGCAGCTTGTAGCCTGCAGCTCTGAGGAGAAAGAACATGAATCAGAAGAAAATCACGGTAACGGACACTATCCTGCGTGACGCCCACCAGTCGCTGATCGCCACCCGCATGCGCACCGAAGACATGCTGCCGATCTGCGACAAGCTCGACCGTGTCGGCTACTGGTCGCTGGAGGTGTGGGGCGGCGCGACGTTCGACGCCTGCGTGCGCTTCCTCAAGGAAGACCCTTGGGAGCGCCTGCGCCAGCTCAAGGCGGCGCTGCCCAATACGCGCCTGCAGATGCTGCTGCGCGGGCAGAACCTGCTCGGATACCGCCATTATGCCGACGACGTGGTCGAGGCCTTCTGCGCCAAGGCGGCGGAGAACGGCATCGACGTGTTCCGCATCTTCGATGCAATGAACGACGTGCGTAACCTGGAAACCGCGATCAAGGCCGTGAAGAAAACCGGCAAGCACGCCCAGGGCACCATCGCCTACACCACCAGCCCGGTGCACACCGTCGAGCTCTTCGTCGAGCAGGGGCGGGCGATGCGCGACATGGGCGTCGATTCCATCGCGATCAAGGACATGGCCGGCCTGCTGACGCCCTTCGCCACTGGGGATCTGGTGCGCGCGCTGAAGGCCGAGATCGATCTGCCGGTGTTCATTCACTCGCACGACACCGCCGGCGTGGCCAGCATGTGCCAGCTCAAGGCCATCGAGAACGGCGCCGACCACATCGACACGGCGATTTCCTCCATGGCCTGGGGTACCAGCCATCCGGGTACCGAGTCGATGGTCGCCGCGCTGCGCGGTACCCCGTACGACACGGGCCTCGATCTTGAACTGATCCAGGAGATCGGCCTGTACTTCTACGCGGTGCGCAAGAAGTACCACCAGTTCGAAAGCGATTTCACCGGTGTCGACACCCGCGTGCAGGTCAACCAGGTGCCCGGCGGGATGATTTCCAACCTGGCCAACCAGCTCAAGGAGCAGGGCGCGCTCAACCGCATGGACGAAGTGCTGGCCGAAATCCCGCGCGTGCGCAAGGACCTGGGGTACCCACCGCTGGTGACTCCGACCTCGCAAATCGTCGGCACCCAGGCGTTCTTCAACGTGCTCGCCGGTGAGCGCTACAAGACCATCACCAATGAGGTGAAGCTCTACCTGCAAGGACGCTACGGCAAGGCGCCGGGCACCATCGATACCAAGCTGCAGCGCCAGGCGATCGGCGGGGAGGAGATCATCGAAGTTCGTCCGGCCGACCTGATCAAGCCGGAACTGGACAAGCTGCGCCAGGAGATCGGCGCGCTGGCCCACAGCGAAGAGGACGTGCTGACCTACGCGATGTTCCCCGACATCGGTCGCAAGTTCCTCGAGGAACGCGAGGCCGGCACCCTGCAACCGGAAGTGCTGCTGCCGATCCCGGATGGCAGCGCCGTCAGCGCGGCCGGTGGCGAAGGCGTGCCCACCGAGTTCGTCATCGATGTGCACGGTGAGACCTACCGGGTCGACATCACCGGTGTCGGCGTCAAAGGCGAGGGCAAGCGGCATTTCTTCCTCTCCATTGACGGTATGCCCGAAGAGGTGGTCTTCGAGCCGCTGAACAACTTCGTCGGCGGCGGCAGTGGCGGTCAGCGCAAGCAGGCCAGCGGGCCGGGCGACGTCAGCACCAGCATGCCGGGCAACGTGGTGGATGTACTGGTCAAGGAGGGCGACGTGGTCAAGGCCGGGCAGCCGGTGCTGATCAGCGAGGCGATGAAGATGGAGACCGAGATCCAGGCGCCGATCGCCGGCAAGATCAAGGCGGTGCACGTCGCCAAGGGCGACCGGGTGACCCCCGGCGATCTGCTGATCG comes from Stutzerimonas stutzeri and encodes:
- the oadA gene encoding sodium-extruding oxaloacetate decarboxylase subunit alpha, encoding MNQKKITVTDTILRDAHQSLIATRMRTEDMLPICDKLDRVGYWSLEVWGGATFDACVRFLKEDPWERLRQLKAALPNTRLQMLLRGQNLLGYRHYADDVVEAFCAKAAENGIDVFRIFDAMNDVRNLETAIKAVKKTGKHAQGTIAYTTSPVHTVELFVEQGRAMRDMGVDSIAIKDMAGLLTPFATGDLVRALKAEIDLPVFIHSHDTAGVASMCQLKAIENGADHIDTAISSMAWGTSHPGTESMVAALRGTPYDTGLDLELIQEIGLYFYAVRKKYHQFESDFTGVDTRVQVNQVPGGMISNLANQLKEQGALNRMDEVLAEIPRVRKDLGYPPLVTPTSQIVGTQAFFNVLAGERYKTITNEVKLYLQGRYGKAPGTIDTKLQRQAIGGEEIIEVRPADLIKPELDKLRQEIGALAHSEEDVLTYAMFPDIGRKFLEEREAGTLQPEVLLPIPDGSAVSAAGGEGVPTEFVIDVHGETYRVDITGVGVKGEGKRHFFLSIDGMPEEVVFEPLNNFVGGGSGGQRKQASGPGDVSTSMPGNVVDVLVKEGDVVKAGQPVLISEAMKMETEIQAPIAGKIKAVHVAKGDRVTPGDLLIEIEA
- a CDS encoding LysR family transcriptional regulator, giving the protein MRKSLMRMTLRQLRVFRAVCDNHSYSRAAEEMALTQPAVSLQIRQLEELLGQPLFEYTGKKLYLTDAAEALKRTSEDIFGRLESLDMQLSTLQGSLQGQLKLAVESSAKYFVPHLFALFRDRHPEVSLQLVVVNHAQAVHRLNANRDDLLLISQVPADMDLEFLPFLDNAIVAVAPPDHPLSQRESLELQDLTAWPLLIREQGSGTRRAAEQYCNQRRAHFAQTLELGSLEAQREAVLAGLGLALLPRHAVLRELHSGALIELPVEELPLMRSWCLVHPRGKYLSPVAQTFFAFARTERQRINALERRFSGADQF
- the hexR gene encoding transcriptional regulator HexR; its protein translation is MNLLQHIAQSRSSLRKSELKVADHVLLDPAAVMHSSMADLAHVVGVSEPTIVRFCRAIGCLGFQDLKLKLAQSLAAGASFGQFAISESDSVTDFALKIFDTTLHTLMEVREKLDSDALERAVAAMAVAERVEFYGFGASGAVATDAQHKFFRLLLSAAAYSDPHMQAMSAVTLKPTDVAICISQSGRSKDLLITANVVRESGATLITLCPSQTPLADLATINLAIDVQEDTEIYTPLTSRIAHLVVIDVLAMGVAMARGPTLVNHLKSVKRSLRSLRLSPKSVKPHED
- a CDS encoding acetyl-CoA carboxylase biotin carboxylase subunit, with amino-acid sequence MIKKLLIANRGEIAVRIVRACAEMGVRSVAVFAEPDRHALHVKRADEAHFIGEDPLAGYLNPRKLVNLAVETGCDALHPGYGFLSENAELAEICAERGIKFVGPSAEVIRRMGDKTEARRSMIKAGVPVTPGTEGNVADVDEALAEAERIGYPVMLKATSGGGGRGIRRCNSREELAQAYPRVISEATKAFGSADVFLEKCIVEPKHIEAQILADSFGNTVHLFERDCSIQRRNQKLVEIAPSPQLTPEQRAYIGDLAVRAAKAVGYENAGTVEFLLADGEVYFMEMNTRVQVEHTITEEITGIDIVREQIRIASGLPLSVKQEDIQYRGFALQFRINAEEPRNNFLPCFGKITRYYAPGGPGVRTDTAIYTGYTIPPYYDSMCLKLIVWALTWEEALARGSRALDDMRVQGVKTTASYYQKILENPDFRSGQFNTSFVDNHPELLNYSIKRKPGELALAIAAAIAAHAGL
- a CDS encoding ectoine synthase — encoded protein: MIVRTLADCEQSNRKIKTETWDSTRMLLKDDKMGFSFHITTIYAGTETHIHYQNHLESVYCISGNGEVETIADGKIYKIEPGTLYILDKHDEHLLRGGSEDMKMACVFNPPLNGKEVHDDSGVYPLEAETV
- the zwf gene encoding glucose-6-phosphate dehydrogenase; the protein is MSISCDMLVFGGTGDLALHKLIPALYHLHREHRLHDDVRILAISRQEIDRDAYLSLAERHCRAEIARTDFEPGVWKAFSQRLDYFAMDASQRGEFVGLAHHLGQAEGRVRVHYLATAPRLFEPIASNLESAGLAGEDARIVLEKPIGHSLDSALEINEAIGAVFPESRIYRIDHYLGKETVQNLMALRFANALFEPIWRSGHIDHVQITVAETLGVENRGSYYDHAGAMRDMLQNHLLQLLCLVAMEAPVRFDAKSIRGEKVKILEALKPITGNDVQDKTVRGQYGAGRIGGHDVQAYYFENDVDNDSDTETFVAVKAEIDNWRWAGVPFYLRTGKRMARKRSEIIITFKQVPHMLFTKGEVNRLVISLQPEESISLQLMAKAPGKGMQLEPVELDLNLANAFSKTRRWEAYERLLLDVIEGDSTLFMRRDEVEAAWNWVDPILRGWQSHYRKPRPYPAGTDGPEQAHQLIEHQGRQWWR
- a CDS encoding PA3496 family putative envelope integrity protein; translated protein: MAQQRETYVNLDARARRKQQDERRMRFRRAIESYDEQRQLHAQLMEFPDLMVASPLLPTSAECR
- the ectB gene encoding diaminobutyrate--2-oxoglutarate transaminase, which gives rise to MQTFELHESGVRSYCRSFPVVFKQARGAELITREGKHYIDFLAGAGTLNYGHNHPVLKQALLDYISADGITHGLDMYSDAKERFLSTFDRLILKPRNMDYVMQFTGPTGTNAVEAALKLARKVTGRNNIISFTNGFHGCSIGALAATGNKHHRGAAGVPLTDVSRMPYANYFGEKVNTIGMMDKLLTDPSSGIDKPAAVIVEVVQGEGGLNAASAEWVRKLEKLCRKHEMLLIVDDIQAGCGRTGSFFSFEEMGIKPDMITLSKSLSGFGLPFAMVLLRKELDQWKPGEHNGTFRGNNHAFVTAAAAIEHFWSDDQFAKSVQAKGKRIADGMHKIVRRYGPDSLFVKGRGMMIGISCPDGDTAAAVCRHAFENGLVIETSGAHSEVVKCLCPLVINEEQIDKAMSILDKAFAAVMSEQDANQAAS
- the thpD gene encoding ectoine hydroxylase, with product MQADLYPSRQHDEPSWQERLDPVVYRNDLANAPIAPDQIERFERDGYLVIPNLFSAEEVAVFREELDRMRQDPAVAESGKTIKEPDSGAIRSVFAIHADNPLFARVACDERIAAIASFILGGDIYVHQSRMNFKPGFTGKEFYWHSDFETWHIEDGLPRMRTLSCSILLTDNEPHNGPLMLVPGSHKHYIRCVGATPENHYEKSLRKQEFGVPDHDSLTRLADRYGIDTATGPAGSVVFFDCNTMHGSNSNITPSARSNLFYVYNHVDNAAQAPFCGLSPRPPFVAERENFEPLHIQKQTYL